The Fimbriimonas ginsengisoli Gsoil 348 genome window below encodes:
- a CDS encoding CTP synthase → MTKYIFVTGGVVSSIGKGITTASLGRLLRNRGFTVAPMKLDPYINVDAGTMNPFQHGEVFVTDDGAETDLDLGHYERFMDVSCSRGSSVTTGKVYSAVIDAERRGDYLGGTVQVIPHVTNEIKRAIQALAKEQEADVVIAEIGGTVGDIESLPFLEAIRQMRTDHGIENTMYVHVTLVPTVGPWGEVKTKPTQHSVERLRAIGIAPDVLVCRSEVSLPHDVREKISLFCGVPPQAVIESKTVDTIYEVPIEYEAAGLGDFVVNRLRLEPRPVNLTEWQALVETLKDPRNSVKVAVVGKYTSNGDAYKSIAESLTHAGIPNDSRVEIVWIESDSLENGRPPEEFLAEVDALVVAPGFGGRGIEGKIRAIEYAREKGLPFLGICLGLQMAVIEFARNVCGLEGANSEEMVADAPYPVIHLLPEQKHVTDKGASMRLGSYPCNLVNGTLAAQLYGSNRIEERHRHRYEVNNDFREKLQQHGMAISGVSPDYRLVEMIEVPSHPFFIATQAHPEFRSRPNRPHPLFEGLVRAAVLRRASVGAAT, encoded by the coding sequence GTGACCAAATACATCTTCGTTACCGGAGGCGTCGTAAGCTCGATCGGAAAGGGAATCACCACCGCCAGCCTTGGGCGGCTCCTGAGAAATCGTGGCTTTACCGTCGCTCCGATGAAGCTCGACCCGTACATCAACGTCGACGCGGGAACCATGAACCCGTTCCAGCACGGCGAGGTGTTCGTAACCGACGACGGGGCAGAGACCGACCTCGATCTGGGCCACTACGAGCGGTTCATGGACGTAAGCTGCTCGCGCGGCTCGTCGGTGACCACCGGCAAAGTGTATAGCGCCGTCATCGACGCGGAGCGCCGGGGCGACTATCTCGGCGGCACGGTCCAAGTCATTCCGCACGTCACCAACGAAATTAAGCGCGCGATCCAGGCTCTCGCCAAGGAGCAGGAGGCGGACGTGGTCATCGCCGAAATCGGCGGAACGGTGGGCGACATCGAATCGCTGCCGTTCCTCGAGGCGATCCGCCAGATGCGCACCGATCACGGGATCGAGAACACGATGTACGTCCACGTGACGCTCGTTCCGACCGTCGGACCGTGGGGCGAAGTCAAGACGAAGCCGACCCAGCACTCCGTAGAGCGGCTGCGCGCCATCGGCATTGCTCCCGATGTGCTCGTCTGTCGGAGCGAGGTCTCGCTCCCCCATGACGTTCGCGAGAAGATTTCCCTGTTCTGCGGCGTACCGCCGCAAGCGGTCATCGAATCGAAAACCGTGGACACCATCTACGAAGTGCCGATCGAGTACGAAGCCGCTGGCCTGGGAGACTTCGTGGTCAACCGCCTCCGGCTCGAGCCGCGCCCGGTCAATCTCACCGAATGGCAGGCGCTGGTCGAGACGCTAAAGGATCCGCGCAACTCGGTCAAGGTTGCGGTGGTCGGCAAATACACGAGCAACGGCGACGCTTACAAGTCGATCGCCGAATCGCTGACCCACGCCGGAATACCGAATGACAGCCGCGTCGAAATCGTGTGGATCGAGAGCGACAGCCTAGAAAATGGACGCCCGCCGGAGGAGTTCCTGGCCGAGGTCGACGCTTTGGTCGTCGCTCCCGGATTCGGGGGCCGGGGAATCGAAGGGAAGATTCGCGCCATCGAATATGCCCGCGAGAAGGGGCTTCCGTTCTTAGGAATTTGCCTCGGGCTGCAGATGGCGGTCATCGAGTTCGCCAGAAACGTCTGTGGGCTCGAAGGGGCCAACTCCGAGGAGATGGTCGCCGACGCTCCGTACCCGGTCATCCACCTGCTGCCCGAGCAGAAGCACGTGACCGATAAAGGGGCGTCGATGCGCCTGGGAAGCTATCCCTGCAATCTCGTGAACGGAACCTTGGCCGCCCAGCTTTACGGCTCCAACCGAATCGAAGAGCGCCACCGGCACCGGTATGAGGTGAACAACGACTTCCGAGAGAAGCTGCAGCAGCACGGCATGGCGATCTCCGGCGTCTCCCCGGACTACCGGCTGGTCGAGATGATCGAGGTCCCCTCGCACCCGTTCTTCATCGCCACCCAGGCCCACCCGGAATTCCGATCTCGGCCGAACCGGCCGCACCCCCTGTTCGAGGGCTTGGTGCGAGCCGCCGTGCTTCGGCGAGCGAGCGTGGGAGCCGCGACCTAG
- a CDS encoding alpha/beta fold hydrolase, which yields MIATADRQDAQWLNRHSYPFTPNYLQVEGGRMHYVDQGQGEPIVFVHGTPTWSYLFRHLIRDLSADGYRCVAPDHIGFGLSEKPADFSYSPGALTRNLGKLIDELDLHDITLVIHDFGGPIGMGYAVDHPERIKRIVLLNTWVGDVSKEPAAEKIGKMAVGPLGKFLYLSSLSGPKMIKPLFVDRDKYTEEIQNAYFGPFLRKEDRHGTFALAKHLIESSAWFNEIWSCREVLLGKQMMLLWGMKDPTFGEKTLNRIWHEFPLAEVHTLKDAGHFALEENPRQVLNFMRDFLKMTASASTGYLS from the coding sequence ATGATTGCTACCGCCGACCGCCAGGACGCTCAGTGGCTTAACCGCCACTCCTACCCGTTCACCCCGAATTATCTTCAGGTCGAGGGCGGCCGAATGCACTATGTGGACCAGGGGCAGGGAGAGCCTATCGTGTTCGTCCACGGCACTCCGACATGGTCGTATCTGTTCCGCCATCTCATTCGCGACCTTTCGGCGGACGGGTACCGGTGCGTCGCGCCGGACCACATCGGGTTCGGCTTGTCGGAAAAACCGGCCGACTTCTCTTACTCGCCGGGGGCGCTTACCCGAAACCTCGGCAAGCTCATCGACGAATTGGACCTTCACGACATCACCCTGGTGATTCACGACTTCGGCGGTCCGATCGGCATGGGATACGCCGTCGACCACCCGGAGCGAATCAAGCGAATCGTGTTGCTGAACACCTGGGTGGGAGATGTCTCCAAGGAACCGGCGGCCGAGAAGATCGGAAAGATGGCGGTGGGGCCGCTCGGCAAGTTCCTCTACTTGAGCTCCTTGTCGGGGCCGAAGATGATCAAGCCGCTTTTCGTAGACCGGGACAAGTACACCGAGGAGATCCAGAACGCCTACTTCGGCCCGTTCCTCCGAAAAGAGGACCGCCACGGCACCTTTGCCTTGGCCAAGCACCTGATCGAATCGAGCGCCTGGTTCAACGAGATCTGGAGTTGCCGCGAGGTGTTGCTCGGGAAGCAGATGATGCTCCTCTGGGGAATGAAGGACCCGACGTTTGGGGAAAAGACGCTCAACAGGATCTGGCACGAGTTCCCCCTCGCGGAGGTTCACACCCTCAAAGACGCCGGGCACTTCGCCCTCGAGGAGAATCCGCGCCAAGTGCTGAATTTCATGCGCGACTTCCTGAAAATGACTGCCAGCGCTAGCACCGGTTATCTGTCCTAA
- a CDS encoding S41 family peptidase, with translation MSLILLSAAMLTITGQQQATVDPRLMRFPSIHGDTVVFTYAGDLWVAKTEGGLARRLTSSPGLETRARISPDGQWVAFTGQYEGNSDVFAIPIEGGEPKRLTYEPETDNVVGWTPDGKIAYVSAAGSFTNRQQRLWYVDPRGGLPIRTPIIEAAEASFFPGGDQIAYNRTNSYNFNWRRYRGGTQGRISIYNFRTNLYSELAQGREQSYFPMVAKNAVYFISDRNQGTLNLYKYELGSKKTTQLTNYTDEDIKFPSTDGQSIVFERDGYLFTYDLDNGAIKKLTPKIASENLSARPYLRSLGNQISSFSISPTGTRVAVEARGELFSVPKQGDTRNITNTSGARERHPNWSPDGHTIAYISDATGNYEVYTQPQLGGTATQLTTNSGLSMNGLTYSPDSKKLLITTEANELWMVDIATKKLTKLLKAEYGFGGAEFSPDSRYVALINSGPNLMGVVTIIDTTDGSVHKVNEGHYSDTGVTWDLSGKYLYFTSARSFNPTYGQYEFSLKVQDAERVYVLPLTKDLGNPLTVPNEEEPEQIAPAATRPAPPSATAPSAPGVRIDWDGISDRALPLPMGPGNYGAMIGAGNGVFYATGGTLFRFDLQSRDSTPIMAGFLGAFDMNPTRTKMAYAGLGGVLGIVDVRPGLTPGAGRVDTSGIQAVINPRDEWKQIFWEAWRFTRDNYYDPNYRGLNWRSVGEHYAQYLPFVNHRSDLSYVLGLMIGELGTGHSYVQGGDMGPGPTPIPVGNLGVDYETFNGKVRFKKIYRGENFEESRRGPLGEPGVNVNEGDYLLAIDGKPLDATIHPDSLLLDKIGKYVTLTVNSTPNVEGARKIRVRPIASEANLRYISWAEENRRYVDKMSGGRIGYMHIPNTATEGAVELIRGYYSQTDKDAVVVDERWNGGGFIQPWFVDTLGRKMRAGIQNRNASDTGDAVAIEGPKALLINGYAGSGGDFFPWMFRQSKLGPLIGTRTWGGLIGISGGAPLVDGGSITAPEFAIYDRTTGEIIAENTGISPDIEVDARPDLVAKGEDPQLDAAIKYLQEELKKMPPKKKRATIPVVGKEGRVNGK, from the coding sequence TTGAGTCTTATTCTTCTTTCAGCGGCGATGCTGACGATTACGGGCCAGCAGCAGGCCACCGTCGACCCGCGGCTAATGCGTTTTCCATCGATTCACGGCGATACCGTCGTCTTTACTTATGCGGGCGATCTCTGGGTCGCCAAGACCGAAGGCGGGCTTGCCCGCCGCCTTACCAGTAGCCCAGGGTTGGAGACCCGGGCCCGGATCTCTCCGGACGGACAGTGGGTCGCGTTCACCGGCCAGTACGAGGGGAACTCCGACGTCTTCGCGATTCCGATCGAAGGTGGCGAGCCCAAACGGCTCACTTACGAGCCGGAGACGGACAACGTCGTCGGCTGGACGCCTGACGGCAAGATCGCCTATGTCTCTGCCGCAGGCAGCTTCACGAATCGCCAGCAGCGGCTGTGGTACGTCGATCCGCGCGGAGGGCTTCCGATCCGCACGCCGATCATCGAAGCGGCCGAAGCCTCGTTCTTCCCTGGCGGCGACCAGATCGCCTACAACCGGACGAACAGTTACAACTTCAACTGGCGCCGGTATCGGGGCGGCACTCAGGGCCGGATTTCAATTTACAACTTCAGGACCAATCTCTACTCCGAACTGGCGCAGGGCCGGGAGCAGAGCTACTTCCCGATGGTGGCGAAGAACGCGGTCTACTTCATCAGCGACCGGAACCAGGGGACTCTAAACCTGTACAAGTACGAGCTGGGAAGCAAAAAGACCACTCAGCTTACGAACTACACCGACGAGGATATCAAGTTTCCGAGCACCGACGGTCAGTCGATCGTATTCGAGCGGGATGGCTACCTTTTCACCTACGACTTGGACAACGGCGCTATCAAAAAGCTGACGCCGAAGATCGCGAGCGAGAATCTGTCCGCTCGCCCGTATCTGCGTTCGCTTGGGAACCAGATAAGTTCCTTCTCGATCTCGCCTACCGGTACTCGCGTGGCGGTGGAAGCGAGGGGCGAGCTTTTCTCGGTTCCCAAACAGGGGGACACCCGGAACATCACCAATACGTCCGGAGCGCGCGAGCGACATCCGAACTGGTCGCCGGATGGACACACTATCGCCTACATCAGCGACGCTACCGGCAACTACGAGGTGTACACCCAGCCTCAGCTTGGTGGAACGGCAACGCAGCTTACGACCAACAGCGGGCTGTCGATGAACGGCTTGACCTACTCGCCGGACAGCAAGAAGCTGCTGATCACGACGGAAGCGAACGAGCTTTGGATGGTGGATATTGCCACCAAGAAGCTGACGAAGCTGTTGAAGGCGGAGTATGGCTTTGGCGGGGCGGAGTTCTCGCCCGACAGCCGGTACGTCGCGTTGATCAATTCCGGTCCCAACCTGATGGGCGTGGTGACGATCATCGACACGACCGACGGCTCTGTGCACAAGGTGAACGAGGGGCACTACTCCGACACGGGCGTTACGTGGGACCTGAGCGGCAAGTATCTCTACTTCACTTCGGCTCGAAGCTTTAACCCCACCTACGGGCAGTACGAATTCAGTCTCAAGGTTCAGGACGCGGAGCGGGTTTACGTGCTTCCCCTCACCAAGGACCTCGGCAATCCGCTGACGGTGCCTAACGAGGAAGAACCGGAGCAGATCGCGCCGGCGGCCACCCGCCCGGCGCCGCCATCGGCGACGGCGCCCAGCGCCCCGGGCGTCCGAATCGACTGGGACGGGATCTCCGACCGGGCGCTGCCGCTGCCGATGGGCCCCGGCAACTACGGCGCGATGATCGGTGCCGGCAACGGCGTTTTCTACGCCACCGGCGGGACCCTCTTCCGGTTCGACCTTCAATCGCGCGACAGCACCCCGATCATGGCGGGCTTCCTCGGCGCATTCGACATGAATCCAACGCGCACGAAGATGGCCTACGCCGGTCTCGGCGGCGTTCTGGGCATCGTCGACGTTCGACCGGGTCTGACTCCGGGCGCGGGTCGAGTGGATACGAGCGGGATTCAAGCGGTTATCAATCCGCGCGACGAGTGGAAGCAGATCTTCTGGGAGGCTTGGCGCTTCACTCGCGACAACTACTACGATCCGAACTACCGGGGCTTGAACTGGCGGTCGGTGGGTGAGCACTACGCTCAGTACCTCCCGTTCGTCAATCACCGCAGCGATCTCAGCTACGTGCTGGGGCTGATGATCGGCGAGCTCGGAACGGGCCACTCATACGTGCAGGGCGGCGACATGGGCCCGGGTCCCACGCCAATTCCGGTTGGCAATCTCGGAGTCGACTACGAAACCTTCAACGGCAAGGTTCGGTTCAAGAAGATCTACCGGGGCGAGAACTTCGAAGAGTCGCGCCGTGGTCCGCTCGGTGAGCCGGGCGTGAATGTCAACGAGGGTGACTACCTTCTCGCGATCGACGGTAAGCCGCTCGATGCGACGATCCACCCGGATTCGCTCCTGCTCGACAAGATCGGGAAGTACGTCACGCTGACGGTTAACTCCACCCCGAACGTGGAAGGAGCTCGCAAGATTCGGGTCCGGCCGATCGCGAGCGAGGCGAACCTCCGCTACATCTCGTGGGCGGAGGAGAATCGCCGGTACGTCGACAAGATGTCCGGCGGACGTATCGGTTACATGCACATCCCGAACACTGCCACCGAAGGCGCCGTCGAGCTGATTCGCGGCTACTATTCGCAGACCGACAAGGATGCGGTGGTGGTGGATGAGCGATGGAACGGCGGCGGATTTATCCAGCCGTGGTTCGTGGACACGCTCGGCCGCAAGATGCGGGCGGGGATTCAGAACCGCAATGCGAGCGACACCGGCGACGCGGTAGCGATCGAAGGGCCGAAGGCGTTGCTGATCAACGGCTACGCCGGCTCGGGCGGCGACTTCTTCCCGTGGATGTTCCGCCAGTCGAAGCTCGGTCCGCTGATCGGCACCCGCACTTGGGGCGGCCTCATCGGAATCTCCGGCGGCGCACCGCTGGTGGACGGCGGCAGTATCACCGCTCCGGAGTTCGCGATCTACGATCGGACGACGGGGGAGATCATCGCCGAGAACACCGGCATCTCGCCGGACATCGAGGTCGACGCCCGGCCGGATCTAGTCGCCAAGGGCGAGGATCCTCAGCTCGACGCGGCGATCAAGTACCTGCAGGAGGAGCTGAAGAAGATGCCTCCGAAGAAGAAGCGAGCCACCATCCCGGTGGTCGGCAAAGAAGGCCGCGTCAACGGAAAGTGA
- a CDS encoding dihydrodipicolinate synthase family protein, which produces MPLSGVLPASVTPFDLSGRIDLPGFARLVAWFRSNGCSGIVLAGTNGEGPSLSAVEKRDLVRDVVPLAEGLHVVLGVATASLEEAVWSCKQAHSAGATAALVMPPAYFREAKEEGIAEWFEALLDRSPLDILAYNLPQRTGIALSPELIARLARHDRLIGLKDSSGNQANITDYAQALSGTGKTMLVGDETLLVDALRAGWSGTISGAANLIPNWLSAIVSEWPTDQESAETKHAAIMPALQAIRKSPQPATNKAMLHRLSLLENPSPRLPLLSAEPSVVEEAWAHISKLVGRVQ; this is translated from the coding sequence ATGCCTCTCTCCGGAGTCCTCCCCGCTTCCGTCACTCCGTTCGACCTCAGCGGTCGAATCGATCTGCCCGGCTTTGCTCGCCTGGTGGCTTGGTTTCGCTCGAACGGGTGCTCGGGGATCGTGCTGGCGGGGACGAACGGCGAGGGGCCGTCCCTGAGCGCGGTCGAGAAGCGCGATCTTGTGCGGGACGTGGTTCCGCTCGCTGAGGGGCTTCACGTCGTTCTCGGGGTGGCGACCGCAAGTTTGGAAGAGGCGGTGTGGTCTTGCAAACAGGCTCACTCGGCTGGCGCCACGGCCGCGTTGGTGATGCCGCCGGCCTACTTCCGGGAGGCGAAGGAGGAGGGGATCGCGGAGTGGTTCGAAGCTCTCCTCGACCGTTCTCCTCTCGACATCCTTGCCTACAACCTGCCACAGAGGACCGGAATCGCGCTATCTCCCGAGCTGATCGCCCGGCTCGCCCGACACGATCGACTGATCGGGCTAAAAGACAGCAGTGGAAACCAAGCGAATATCACCGACTACGCGCAAGCCCTAAGCGGCACCGGAAAGACGATGCTGGTGGGAGACGAGACGCTTCTCGTTGACGCTCTCCGCGCGGGCTGGTCGGGAACGATCAGTGGCGCGGCAAACCTGATCCCGAATTGGTTGAGCGCTATCGTGTCGGAATGGCCGACCGACCAAGAGTCGGCGGAAACCAAACACGCGGCCATCATGCCTGCACTCCAGGCGATCCGAAAGTCTCCCCAACCGGCCACGAACAAAGCAATGCTTCACCGCCTCAGCCTCCTTGAGAACCCCTCCCCCCGCCTACCGCTCCTTTCGGCCGAGCCATCCGTGGTCGAAGAGGCCTGGGCTCACATCTCAAAGCTCGTCGGTAGAGTTCAATAA
- a CDS encoding stalk domain-containing protein, producing MSKTSKTIKKMMVLAGLSVVAASASALPIDAKIMIDRALNSPTLTVRYNGANTALVELRVNGESLGTRAVSAAKASGETNFTLNLSDLHDGDNEVEIRLFDRTGKLVGSDKTNISTDQSNTGPVFLKTPKVGQTVRGSVEIAMGFGRELKNVYVSFFVDNNFKKMTNYPPYTFSWDTIGESNGWHEVEAWAIDESSATFKTRKTKVFVNNPGGPTKRIGVDTELKTSANPKTNGVEGSEAGFRPISVSAAAKSVGASGTTHAPKIAGIAKSNGVKAIEVGSLSGMKSAPTAVSFAAGPRSLPPSTKVSYAPTAKVFSPKVAPKVTSAASVISIAAHTSGQVPTLGHVAAATNIVRIVKGSRLPNLTSFAVVLNSQYVDFDVNPRVDDGVPMTPFRHLLEKAGGTVDWENLTKTVKAKADGHDIRLQIGDKNALVNKLSVSLEVAPYIDRGRTIVPLSFLHEALNVNVEYDKETGHVLISNATPGK from the coding sequence ATGTCAAAGACGAGCAAAACGATTAAGAAGATGATGGTGCTCGCGGGCTTATCGGTGGTCGCTGCATCTGCAAGCGCGCTCCCGATCGACGCGAAGATCATGATCGACCGGGCGCTGAATAGCCCCACGCTCACTGTGCGATACAACGGCGCGAACACCGCGCTGGTTGAGCTGAGGGTGAATGGCGAGAGCCTCGGAACTCGAGCGGTATCGGCCGCCAAGGCCTCGGGAGAGACCAATTTCACGCTGAACCTCAGCGACCTGCACGACGGAGATAACGAGGTCGAGATTCGACTGTTCGATCGAACCGGCAAGCTCGTCGGCAGCGACAAGACCAACATTTCTACCGACCAGAGTAATACCGGTCCGGTTTTCCTCAAGACCCCCAAGGTCGGCCAGACCGTTCGAGGATCCGTCGAGATAGCGATGGGCTTCGGCAGGGAGCTCAAGAATGTCTACGTCAGCTTCTTTGTCGACAACAACTTCAAGAAGATGACCAACTATCCGCCGTACACCTTCTCCTGGGACACCATCGGAGAGAGCAACGGCTGGCACGAGGTCGAGGCGTGGGCGATCGATGAGTCGAGCGCGACGTTCAAGACCCGCAAGACCAAGGTTTTCGTCAACAACCCGGGCGGCCCCACCAAGCGCATCGGCGTCGACACCGAGCTGAAGACCTCCGCCAACCCGAAGACCAACGGCGTAGAGGGTAGCGAAGCCGGTTTCCGGCCGATCTCCGTTAGCGCCGCCGCCAAATCGGTCGGCGCGAGCGGAACCACCCATGCGCCGAAGATCGCGGGAATCGCGAAGTCCAACGGCGTCAAGGCTATCGAAGTTGGGTCGCTGAGTGGGATGAAGTCCGCTCCGACCGCGGTTTCGTTCGCCGCCGGTCCGCGAAGCCTTCCGCCCAGCACCAAGGTTTCCTATGCGCCCACCGCCAAGGTTTTCTCTCCGAAGGTCGCGCCTAAGGTGACTTCCGCCGCAAGTGTGATCTCGATTGCGGCTCACACGTCCGGCCAGGTGCCTACCCTCGGCCATGTGGCTGCAGCGACCAATATCGTCCGGATCGTGAAGGGCTCGCGCCTTCCGAATCTCACCAGCTTCGCGGTGGTGCTCAACTCGCAGTACGTCGACTTCGACGTCAACCCTCGCGTCGACGACGGCGTTCCGATGACTCCGTTCCGCCATCTGCTCGAGAAAGCCGGCGGCACGGTGGACTGGGAGAACCTCACCAAGACGGTGAAGGCAAAGGCCGACGGCCACGACATCCGTCTGCAGATCGGCGATAAGAACGCGCTTGTCAACAAGCTCAGCGTGAGCCTCGAGGTTGCGCCTTACATCGATCGCGGACGAACGATCGTTCCGCTCAGCTTCCTTCACGAGGCGCTCAACGTGAACGTGGAGTACGACAAGGAAACCGGTCACGTGCTCATCAGCAACGCCACCCCGGGCAAGTAA
- the fahA gene encoding fumarylacetoacetase, producing MSLVIPPDAKSWIAVDPDSHFPIQNLPFGLAAREDDNETVVVRIGDFAVDLCQLSACGLLPEEDFPVLHSLIDLDREDISHLRRLVYELLKEDNPTLRDDKELCSEALIPIDQVDMLVPVEIPAFVDFYSGIHHASNVGRMFRPDMPPLLPNYRHLPVAYNGRASSVIPSEVPVRRPKGQTKGADDPVPVFGPTKELDFELELGFFLSEGNDLGEPIPIGSAEDHILGVVLLNDWSARDVQRWEYQPLGPFLAKSFATSISPWIVSLDALEPFRVEGAPQEPDVLPHLQPSKPSHYDIHLEVAIQTEKMTQPQVLSRSNAKYLYWSFVQQLAHQTSNGTNTEPGDLYGTGTISGPAEGTYGSLLELSWRGQRPIKMTETGEERTFLEDGDTVIITGYCQGDGYRVGFGELRTTVMG from the coding sequence ATGAGTCTCGTCATTCCCCCTGACGCAAAAAGCTGGATCGCGGTCGATCCGGACAGCCATTTTCCAATTCAAAACCTGCCGTTCGGGCTCGCGGCCCGGGAGGACGACAACGAAACCGTCGTCGTCCGTATCGGCGATTTTGCCGTCGATCTCTGCCAACTTTCCGCCTGCGGGTTGCTCCCGGAAGAAGATTTCCCGGTTCTCCACAGCCTAATCGACCTTGATCGGGAGGACATCAGCCATCTGCGGCGACTTGTCTACGAGCTCTTGAAAGAGGACAACCCGACCCTTCGCGACGATAAGGAGCTCTGCTCGGAAGCGCTGATTCCGATCGACCAGGTCGACATGCTCGTCCCGGTCGAGATTCCGGCCTTCGTCGACTTTTACTCGGGAATCCACCACGCCAGCAACGTGGGACGCATGTTCAGGCCGGACATGCCGCCTCTCCTTCCGAACTACCGCCACCTTCCGGTCGCCTACAACGGCCGCGCCTCCAGCGTGATCCCGTCCGAAGTGCCCGTGAGGCGCCCCAAGGGGCAGACGAAGGGAGCGGACGACCCAGTACCGGTCTTCGGTCCTACCAAGGAGCTGGACTTCGAGCTGGAGCTTGGCTTCTTCCTCTCGGAAGGGAACGACTTAGGCGAACCGATTCCGATCGGATCCGCTGAGGACCACATCCTGGGCGTGGTTTTGTTGAACGACTGGTCAGCCCGCGACGTTCAGCGCTGGGAATATCAGCCGCTCGGCCCGTTCCTCGCCAAAAGCTTTGCCACCTCGATCTCGCCGTGGATCGTCTCCCTCGATGCCCTCGAGCCGTTCCGCGTCGAAGGGGCCCCTCAGGAGCCGGACGTGCTTCCGCATCTCCAACCGAGTAAGCCGAGCCACTACGATATCCACCTCGAGGTGGCGATCCAGACCGAAAAGATGACCCAACCCCAGGTGCTCTCTCGCTCCAACGCGAAGTACCTCTACTGGAGCTTCGTCCAACAGCTCGCGCACCAGACATCGAACGGAACCAACACGGAACCCGGCGACCTTTACGGCACCGGGACGATCAGCGGACCCGCCGAAGGAACCTACGGCTCCCTCCTCGAGCTCTCCTGGCGCGGCCAACGCCCCATCAAAATGACCGAGACCGGCGAAGAGCGAACCTTCCTAGAAGACGGCGACACCGTCATCATCACCGGCTATTGCCAAGGAGACGGATACCGGGTCGGTTTCGGAGAGTTGCGAACGACGGTGATGGGGTAA
- a CDS encoding PhoPQ-activated protein PqaA family protein: MLTLLLALNGNIKPPQELYNYLVKPDSSFESSVATREEHGLTLRMTSQTWHGVKWRHSLILRQPVESSIRGTCILYITGDGPRDGDFRDISLMSAATGMPIAMLFDIPNQPIWGMREDDLIAHTFEEYLRTNDPTWPLLFPMTKSALRAMDAVQEATKGTANPIRRFVVTGASKRGWTTWLVGAAKDRRVIGIAPMVYDNLNVAPQMEHQIKSWGAYSEMIQDYTRRGLQQKLETPKGRHLAAIVDPYSYLPNIRIPTLVVKGTNDPYWTADATSLYWRRLRQPHWLLSVPNVGHDLGGGVLAAATIGAFARSLAGEFAMPRVEAHIDDKVDASGLLHWRARVTRARGATLTEARLWVAASDTLDFRKSKYQRLDAIPVNETGAEINGAKAPPPGNLALFVEMRYKAKGRTFSLSTPTQIIKRS; this comes from the coding sequence ATGTTGACCCTTTTGCTCGCTCTCAACGGGAATATTAAACCTCCGCAAGAACTGTACAATTACCTGGTCAAACCGGATTCTTCCTTCGAATCTTCGGTCGCGACACGTGAAGAGCATGGGTTAACGCTCCGGATGACGAGCCAGACTTGGCACGGCGTCAAGTGGCGTCACTCGCTCATCCTGCGCCAGCCGGTCGAATCGAGCATTCGCGGCACCTGCATCCTCTACATCACCGGCGACGGGCCTCGCGACGGCGACTTCAGAGATATTTCCCTCATGTCGGCGGCCACCGGGATGCCGATCGCGATGCTCTTCGATATTCCGAACCAGCCGATCTGGGGGATGCGCGAGGACGACCTCATCGCCCACACCTTCGAGGAGTATCTCCGGACCAACGACCCCACTTGGCCCCTTCTCTTTCCGATGACGAAGAGCGCCCTCCGCGCCATGGACGCCGTGCAGGAAGCGACGAAGGGAACCGCGAACCCGATCCGGCGCTTCGTGGTGACCGGGGCGAGCAAGCGCGGTTGGACCACCTGGTTGGTCGGCGCGGCCAAGGACCGGCGGGTGATCGGAATCGCCCCCATGGTCTACGACAACCTTAACGTCGCCCCGCAGATGGAGCACCAGATCAAGAGCTGGGGCGCTTACAGCGAGATGATCCAGGACTACACCCGACGCGGCCTGCAGCAAAAACTGGAAACCCCCAAAGGAAGGCACCTCGCCGCCATCGTAGATCCGTATTCGTACCTTCCCAACATCCGAATTCCCACCCTCGTAGTGAAGGGAACGAACGATCCGTATTGGACGGCCGATGCGACGAGCCTCTATTGGCGCCGGCTTCGGCAGCCGCACTGGCTGTTGAGCGTGCCGAACGTCGGCCACGACCTCGGTGGCGGCGTTTTGGCCGCCGCCACCATCGGGGCGTTCGCCCGCTCGCTCGCCGGCGAGTTCGCCATGCCCAGGGTCGAGGCGCACATCGACGACAAAGTCGACGCCTCCGGCCTACTCCACTGGCGCGCCCGCGTGACCAGGGCGAGAGGCGCTACGCTTACCGAGGCTCGGCTCTGGGTAGCGGCTTCCGATACCCTCGATTTCCGAAAGTCAAAGTATCAACGCCTCGACGCGATCCCGGTGAACGAAACCGGGGCCGAGATCAACGGCGCAAAAGCCCCGCCCCCCGGCAACCTGGCGCTCTTCGTCGAGATGCGCTACAAAGCCAAGGGCCGAACCTTCAGCCTAAGCACGCCAACGCAGATTATTAAACGCAGCTAA